Proteins encoded by one window of Candidatus Methylomirabilota bacterium:
- a CDS encoding nitroreductase/quinone reductase family protein, whose translation MAHPAAGDEQEFLYLTTRGRKTGHARQIEIWFTRRGRSYYLVSEHGPRAHWVQNLLIEPRVRWRVGTARLRGRARVVRAETAPALVRDIQARSKRKYGWGDGLVVELDPGPRRPRRRPRGDT comes from the coding sequence ATGGCGCACCCGGCGGCGGGCGACGAGCAGGAGTTCCTCTACCTCACGACGCGCGGCAGGAAGACCGGGCACGCGCGCCAGATCGAGATCTGGTTCACGCGCCGAGGGCGCAGCTACTACCTCGTGTCCGAGCACGGCCCGCGCGCCCACTGGGTCCAGAACCTCCTGATCGAGCCGCGCGTGCGTTGGCGGGTCGGCACGGCTCGGCTCCGTGGGCGGGCGCGTGTGGTCAGGGCCGAGACGGCGCCCGCGCTGGTCCGCGACATCCAGGCGCGCTCGAAGAGGAAATACGGCTGGGGCGACGGCCTCGTGGTCGAGCTCGACCCCGGCCCGCGCCGCCCCCGCCGCCGCCCCCGCGGCGACACCTGA
- a CDS encoding VOC family protein, protein MLERVDRVQLVVKDRQAAARTFGEVLGAQPVRAAPSAYLGAARLVLALGSSEVELCEPSGPGPAAEHLSAQGEGLMTAGFSTRDMAALTANLERHGCRFASEGAQVYLEPSVTLGMRVVLTPDAARPSVGLVSHLYEVTNTLISDWRAAADRYRRIFDLDPSRVSPIASERFGYVGTLAMFNPKDRLDRIEISQVTNSKSAMGRWVAKRGDSLYMCYVEADDVRPIIERLAARGGRFTTRGPDPATELDGLWVHPSALCGLLLGVSRTTVGWEWSGQPARVARP, encoded by the coding sequence ATGCTCGAGCGGGTCGACCGGGTGCAGCTCGTCGTCAAGGACAGGCAGGCTGCCGCGCGGACCTTCGGCGAGGTGCTGGGCGCTCAACCCGTGCGCGCGGCGCCGAGCGCGTATCTCGGCGCCGCGCGGCTCGTCCTGGCCCTGGGCTCGAGCGAGGTGGAGCTCTGCGAGCCCTCGGGCCCGGGTCCGGCCGCCGAGCACTTGAGCGCCCAGGGCGAGGGGCTGATGACCGCAGGCTTCTCGACGCGCGACATGGCGGCGCTGACGGCCAACCTCGAGCGCCACGGCTGCCGCTTCGCCTCGGAGGGCGCGCAGGTCTACCTCGAGCCGTCGGTAACCCTCGGCATGCGCGTGGTGCTTACGCCCGACGCCGCGCGCCCCTCCGTCGGGCTCGTCAGCCATCTCTACGAGGTGACCAACACGCTCATCTCCGACTGGCGCGCGGCGGCCGACCGCTACAGGCGGATCTTCGACCTCGACCCGTCGCGGGTCTCGCCGATCGCGAGCGAGCGCTTCGGCTACGTCGGCACGCTGGCCATGTTCAACCCGAAGGACCGTCTCGACCGTATCGAGATCTCGCAGGTGACCAACTCCAAGTCGGCCATGGGGCGCTGGGTCGCCAAGCGCGGCGACTCGCTCTACATGTGCTACGTCGAGGCCGACGACGTCCGGCCCATCATCGAGCGGCTCGCGGCGCGCGGCGGCCGCTTCACGACCCGCGGCCCGGACCCCGCGACCGAGCTCGACGGGCTCTGGGTCCACCCGTCCGCGCTCTGCGGCCTTCTCCTCGGCGTCTCTCGCACGACGGTCGGCTGGGAGTGGTCAGGGCAGCCGGCCCGCGTCGCGCGCCCGTAG
- a CDS encoding vitamin K epoxide reductase family protein: MPKLKKPQVVETAAPELARPDWILVALALVGLGVAGYLSALKLGGTQAFLCRGGSGCDLVQASRYSLLAGVPTAMWGAGIYLAIAVLAAMPRTARRWQAAFMLVSGAVAFSLYLTYISIFVIGATCPYCLGSGGISVALLVAMLWRRPPAQGRQAAVYKPGRLAALGITAGIFTVVFGAFIFAADFSVPAGYQSALAQHLAKSQGIFYGAFW, encoded by the coding sequence ATGCCGAAGCTCAAGAAGCCGCAGGTTGTGGAGACGGCCGCACCCGAGCTGGCGCGGCCCGACTGGATCCTGGTGGCGCTGGCCCTCGTGGGGCTGGGCGTCGCGGGGTACCTAAGCGCGCTCAAGCTCGGCGGCACCCAGGCCTTCCTCTGCCGGGGCGGCAGCGGCTGCGATCTCGTCCAGGCGAGCCGCTATTCGCTGCTGGCCGGCGTGCCGACCGCGATGTGGGGCGCCGGAATCTACCTGGCCATCGCCGTGCTCGCCGCGATGCCGCGGACCGCGCGCCGCTGGCAGGCGGCCTTCATGCTGGTTTCCGGCGCCGTCGCCTTTTCCCTCTACCTGACGTACATCTCGATCTTCGTCATCGGCGCGACCTGCCCGTACTGCCTAGGCTCGGGCGGGATCTCCGTGGCGCTCCTCGTGGCCATGCTGTGGCGGCGCCCACCGGCGCAGGGCCGGCAGGCCGCGGTCTACAAGCCCGGCAGGCTGGCGGCGCTCGGGATCACCGCGGGCATCTTCACCGTCGTCTTCGGCGCCTTCATCTTCGCCGCCGACTTCTCGGTGCCGGCCGGCTACCAGTCCGCGCTCGCCCAGCACCTGGCGAAGAGTCAGGGCATCTTCTACGGCGCCTTCTGGTGA
- a CDS encoding rhodanese-like domain-containing protein has protein sequence MTGAELSSLMAGPSPHAVLDLRERAAYAGGHIFRATNLPRCLLEFRLFQLVTAKRTPIVLCDADGRLAALALPAVRAMGFTDVRVLDGGLEAWRREGRGTITGINVPSKAFGEWALHTLRTPQIPPHELQAWIDGGRDMVIVDSRTPEEYARGCIPGAWSMPGGELMLRIGELAKSPKTTIVVHCGGRTRSYIGAESLRRMGLPNPIVALENGTMGWELAGLTLERGADRRVAEVSEASRKRAAAAALLIAKDDGIASIAPAALEALWARRAEENVALLDVRTREEYEEGHVAGATWAPGGQAVQATDEYIAVRAARVVLVCDGAGRSTMTAAWLKRMGMPEVSVLAGGLPAWKAGGGAVETGHPDPEPWGYVAARAAVGTLGPVELLAALGGAQAPPAPAKALPAPAKALPAPAKAPPAPAKAPMVLSVDQSDVYARGHVPGAAWLCRSRLEWKAPQALSDRAQALVLTCRDGRHSTLAAAALARLGYASVRVLEGGTQAWERKGLALETGKTLLLDETDDVVLKPYEKGREAMEAYLKWEVDLDPAALDAARSK, from the coding sequence GTGACAGGGGCCGAGCTCTCCTCGCTGATGGCGGGCCCGAGCCCGCACGCGGTCCTCGACCTGCGCGAGCGGGCCGCGTACGCGGGCGGCCATATCTTCCGGGCCACCAATTTGCCGCGCTGCCTCCTCGAGTTCCGGCTGTTCCAGCTGGTGACGGCCAAGCGCACTCCGATAGTTCTCTGCGATGCGGACGGGCGGCTCGCGGCCCTGGCGTTGCCCGCGGTGCGCGCCATGGGCTTCACCGACGTGCGGGTGCTCGACGGCGGCCTCGAGGCGTGGCGCCGCGAGGGGCGCGGGACGATCACCGGCATCAACGTGCCGAGCAAGGCCTTCGGCGAGTGGGCGCTCCACACGCTGCGCACGCCGCAGATCCCGCCGCATGAGCTCCAGGCGTGGATCGACGGCGGCCGCGACATGGTCATCGTGGACTCGCGGACGCCCGAAGAATACGCGCGCGGCTGCATCCCCGGGGCCTGGAGCATGCCGGGGGGCGAGCTCATGCTGCGGATCGGCGAGCTGGCGAAGAGCCCCAAGACGACCATCGTTGTCCACTGCGGCGGCCGGACGCGGAGCTACATCGGCGCCGAGTCGCTTCGCCGTATGGGGCTGCCCAATCCCATCGTCGCGCTCGAGAACGGCACAATGGGCTGGGAGCTGGCCGGGCTGACCCTCGAGCGCGGCGCCGACCGCCGCGTGGCGGAGGTTTCCGAGGCGAGCCGGAAGCGCGCGGCGGCCGCGGCTTTGCTGATCGCGAAGGACGACGGCATCGCCTCGATCGCGCCGGCCGCGCTCGAAGCGCTCTGGGCCCGTCGCGCCGAGGAGAACGTGGCGCTCCTCGACGTGCGCACGCGCGAGGAGTACGAGGAGGGTCACGTGGCGGGCGCCACCTGGGCGCCCGGCGGCCAGGCCGTCCAGGCGACCGATGAGTACATCGCCGTCCGCGCCGCGCGGGTGGTGCTGGTCTGCGACGGCGCGGGGCGGTCGACCATGACCGCCGCGTGGCTCAAGCGCATGGGGATGCCCGAGGTCTCCGTCCTGGCGGGCGGCCTGCCCGCGTGGAAGGCGGGCGGCGGCGCTGTCGAAACCGGCCACCCGGATCCCGAGCCCTGGGGTTATGTTGCAGCGCGAGCCGCCGTCGGCACGCTCGGCCCCGTCGAGCTCTTGGCCGCTCTCGGCGGCGCGCAGGCGCCACCCGCTCCCGCGAAGGCTCTCCCCGCTCCCGCGAAGGCTCTCCCCGCCCCCGCGAAGGCTCCCCCCGCCCCCGCGAAGGCTCCAATGGTCCTGAGCGTGGACCAGAGCGACGTGTATGCGCGCGGCCACGTGCCGGGCGCGGCGTGGCTCTGCCGGAGCCGCCTCGAATGGAAGGCGCCCCAGGCGCTGTCCGACCGCGCGCAGGCGCTCGTCCTCACGTGCCGCGACGGGCGCCACTCGACGCTTGCCGCCGCCGCGCTCGCGCGGCTCGGGTATGCGTCGGTCCGCGTGCTCGAGGGCGGCACCCAGGCCTGGGAGCGCAAGGGGCTGGCGCTCGAGACGGGCAAGACCCTGCTCCTCGACGAGACCGACGACGTCGTGCTCAAGCCCTACGAGAAGGGCCGCGAAGCCATGGAGGCGTATCTGAAATGGGAAGTCGATCTCGACCCCGCCGCCCTCGACGCCGCGCGGTCAAAGTAG
- a CDS encoding rhodanese-like domain-containing protein, translated as MRVLDGTWHMPQLQRDPRREFEDAHIPGAAFFDIDGIADRASLLPHMLPGAAQFARQVGALGISNADLVVVYDARGVVSAARVWWTFRAFGHDRVAVLDGGLRKWRAEGRPVESGPATPAPRRFTARRRLALVRDLGQMRRNMESRREQTLDARSRGRFAGTEPEPRAGLRGGHIPGSLNLPYDMLYRPDATLLPPDGLRQAFAAAAVDLGKPVATTCGSGITASVLALGLHLIGHKKVAVYDGSWTEWAGRSDTPVEP; from the coding sequence GTGCGCGTCCTGGACGGGACGTGGCACATGCCCCAGCTCCAGCGCGATCCCCGGCGCGAGTTCGAGGACGCGCACATCCCGGGCGCGGCCTTCTTCGACATCGACGGCATCGCCGACCGCGCGAGCCTGCTTCCCCACATGCTGCCGGGCGCGGCCCAGTTTGCCCGCCAGGTGGGCGCGCTCGGCATCTCGAACGCCGACCTGGTGGTGGTCTACGACGCGCGGGGAGTGGTCAGCGCCGCGCGAGTCTGGTGGACCTTCCGCGCCTTCGGCCATGACCGGGTTGCCGTGCTCGACGGGGGCCTGCGCAAGTGGCGGGCAGAAGGGCGGCCCGTCGAGTCGGGCCCCGCGACGCCTGCGCCGCGGCGATTTACCGCGCGGCGCAGGCTTGCGCTCGTGCGCGACCTCGGGCAGATGCGGCGCAACATGGAAAGCCGCCGCGAGCAGACGCTTGACGCCAGATCGCGCGGCCGCTTCGCCGGCACCGAGCCCGAGCCGCGCGCGGGACTGCGCGGCGGCCACATTCCGGGCAGCCTGAACCTGCCGTACGACATGCTCTACCGCCCCGACGCCACGCTCCTGCCGCCCGACGGGCTCCGCCAGGCTTTCGCCGCAGCCGCCGTGGATCTGGGCAAGCCCGTCGCGACGACGTGCGGCTCGGGCATCACGGCCTCGGTGCTGGCGCTTGGACTGCATCTCATCGGCCACAAAAAGGTCGCGGTGTATGACGGCTCGTGGACAGAGTGGGCCGGCCGCTCCGACACCCCCGTCGAACCCTAG
- a CDS encoding cysteine dioxygenase family protein — MTAYTLKQFVDHLDAITAAEGDPAVITAKAAPLLKRLCLNPDALPAEYRTAPAGQRGRYLLHRAPRFNVTSVIWRPGDEAGSHDHETWGLVGVVENEIQETRYTSAGTRDLGGKITLKVKEVFHHKAGAVSTLVPPHDEIHAMYNPTKRDTVEIHVYGKDLAGLQRHTFDRDGTVKSLVSSKYMNC, encoded by the coding sequence ATGACGGCGTATACGCTCAAGCAGTTCGTGGACCACCTCGACGCCATCACCGCCGCGGAAGGCGATCCGGCGGTGATCACGGCGAAGGCGGCGCCGCTCCTGAAGCGACTGTGTCTGAACCCCGACGCCCTCCCGGCCGAGTACCGCACGGCGCCCGCGGGGCAGCGCGGCCGCTACCTGCTCCACCGCGCCCCGCGCTTCAACGTCACGTCCGTGATCTGGCGCCCGGGCGACGAGGCGGGATCCCACGACCACGAGACCTGGGGGCTGGTCGGCGTCGTGGAGAACGAGATACAGGAGACGCGCTACACGTCAGCCGGCACACGCGACCTCGGCGGCAAGATCACCCTCAAGGTCAAGGAAGTCTTCCACCACAAGGCCGGCGCGGTCTCCACGCTCGTTCCGCCCCACGACGAGATCCACGCCATGTACAACCCGACCAAGCGGGATACGGTCGAGATCCACGTCTACGGCAAAGACCTCGCGGGGCTCCAGCGCCACACCTTCGACAGGGACGGCACGGTCAAGTCCCTCGTCAGCTCCAAGTACATGAATTGCTGA